The Methanosarcina barkeri MS DNA window CAATGCCAAATGGAGACAGAAAAGGTCCGATGGGTGATGGACCAAAGACAGGAAGAGCTATGGGTTACTGCTCAGGTAGTGACAGTCCGGGTTATATGACCAGAGTTCCCGCAGATGAAAGCCGGAACATTGGCCGCGGAGCTAAACGTGGTGCAGGTCGAGGTGCAGGCCGTAGAGCAGGTGTGGGTTTCTGCTGCAGGAAAACTCCCGTTTTTGGAAGAGTTGGGGGGTTTGCTGCCCGAGGTAGGTCTCCTGGATATTTCTATCCTGAACCTGCCCAGGTCAGGGAAGAGTCAAATATCGATGCCCTTGAGGACCGGATAGGATCCCTGAAACAGGAACTTGAAACTCTTATGAATAGTTTGAAGAGACCACGGCTCCGGGAAAGTGATGAAAATAAATAAATAAATAAATAAATAAATAAATAAATAAATAAATTGATAAATAAATTGATAAATAAATTGATAAATAAATTGATAAATAAATTGATAAATAAATTGGCAAATAAGTTCAGAAATGAGTTCGTTAACGAGGCAATCAATTGGTGAATTTCTAATTCACTCATCGATGAGTTTTAAAAATAAGTTTCTGGTGTAACATAGAGTGATTTCCATCTATATCCTTGGAAGTCCCTTCTAGGTTTTCTGTTTTTCAGATCCTGATTTTTTATGAAAGGAAGAGTTAAAATATGAGGTCAAGAATCGTTTACGGCCCGATTCTTTCAAGAAGGCTCGGTAGGTCTCTGGGTATAGATATAATAAAAAATACCAATTCGAAAAAGAATTGCAACTACGACTGCATCTATTGTCAACTCGGGCATGTTGAACTAAAAATCAGAAGTCCTGAGGATGTAAGGGAAGCTGTGACTCCGGAAGAGGTTTCCAAAAGCCTTCAAAAGGTCATTAGCAATGTTGAGGGACTGGATTATATTACGTTTTCCGGCACATGCGAACCTACACTGAACCTTTCTTTAGGGGAAATGATACGGAATATCAGGAAAATAAGTGAGATTCCTATCTGCGTAATTACGAATTCTTCTCTTCTGGGAAGAGAGGACGTTCAAAATAATCTGGCAGAGGCAGATTTAGTAGTTGCAACCCTTGTTTCTGGAAATGAAGAGACCTGCAGAAAAATTCATAGACCTGCTCCGGGTATTAACCTGAAAGAAATAATTGAAGGTTTGAGGAAACTCGCAAAAGCTGGAATTGGAAAGAGACTAGCACTTGAGGTCATGCTCCTTGAGAACGAAGCTGGCGAACCCCTAAATTTTACTGACGAAGAGATCGAAGAGCTGGTAAAAACAATAAGGTACATATGCCCAGATGAGATTGAAATTTTAACAGTAAGCCGTCCTCCTTCTGAAAAATGGGTGAGACCAGTTCCAGAGGAAAAGCTAAAGGAAGTTGCAAAACATTTCATTTCTGAATTTGGAGAGGAAACAGTAAAGTTAGTTTTGAAAGGAAAAAAGAAGAAAGTAAAAGTGTTACGTACAAATGTGGACGAGGAGGTGTACGCCCTTCTTCTCAGAAGACCCTGTACTTTCAAACAAACATGCCAGAGTTTGAATATTGATCCTAAGAATCTCTCTTCTGTTCTCGAGAAATTGCTTGGTGAAGGCAAAATAGAAATAATAAGCTCAGAGGTTGAAAAGTATTACAGGGCAAAATGAACTTAATAAAAATGTACAATGCTAACTGTCTATGTGCAATGTTAGCTGCCTATGTGCCCTGCTAGCTGCCTTTATCTTAAAAAATAATTTTTAGAGGAAATAATAATTTATCATAGAATTAAGTTTTTTTTGATTACAAGAAAAGGGCTGTAGATTTTGGTTCTCAACTTCAAAATTGAGATTACTTTTTAAGCTTCTGAAAAAAAGAAGATCTTCCCAATTTATATTTCCTCTGTTACAATTTATACCTCCTCTGTTATAATTTATCTAGGAGGGCTCCTTTTTGCCAGTTCTTGATCAACTGAGGGAATTACATATTCATTTTTATCGATGCCTCTCAGTTTGGCAATAATTTCATTGTCGTTTTCTTCCTCTTCGACCTGTTCTTCAACGTACCACTGCAGGAAAGAGGCTGTGGTTTTATCCTTCTCAGCATTGGCAAGCTCTACCAGTTCATGAATTGAGCGGGTGATGAACTGTTCATGCTTCAGTGTTTGCTGGAACATATCCATAGCAGTTCCAAATTCCATAGGTGGCTCTTTGATCTCCTTAAGTTTAACCTTCCCACCCTGGTTGTTTACGTAATCGAAAAGCTTCATTGCATGAATGTTTTCTTCTTCAACCTGGACTCTAAACCAGTGGGCAAAGCCCGGAAGCCCAACTGATGAACTATACGCTGACATCGCAAGGTACAGATAAGACGAGTACAGTTCTTTATTGATCTGTTCATTCAGTGCTTCTTCCATCTTTTCACTAAGCATTTGTTTCCCCCCATTCTCGAATTTACACCCTAATAATTCTACTCTTCAATTCTTCTTTTTGAAGCCAGATCTACGCACGCCATTGCTTTTTGTTCAATCTTTTTTTCAAAAATATTGTTTTAAAAAGTTTGTTTTGAAGCCAGATTCACGAACAACCTTTTCTTTTTGGTTAACTTTTTTCAAAATGTTGCCTGACACAGCTTCCTTGATTTTTAAATTCTGGATTTTCACTGCGTCTCTTCGTATACGATGTTTTCTGAGACTTTTTTATTCCTTTTACCGCAACTGAAGATTCTTTCAGGTTTAAATCTCGCACGTACGACAAGTACTGGAACCTTTGCATGCCTTACAACTTTTTCTGATACGCTTCCAAGCATGAAACGTTCAGTCCCGCTTTTTCCAGTAGACCCTATGACAATCATGTCAACTTTATGATTCTCAGCAAAATCCAGGATTTTTTCAGCCGGATTTCCTTTAAGCAGTATAGGCGTAGCTTCTATTCCGGCAGCTTTTGCATTTTCTTCTATGAGACTTATTGCCTCACTACCAATTATCTCAAACATCGCGTAGACATTTTTTACAGACGTTTCATCCATCAGAACTGAGTCAAGAAAAGTTACATCGATGACATATATAGCATAGATCTTTGCCCCACTGCTCCTCGCAATTTCTAT harbors:
- a CDS encoding DUF5320 domain-containing protein, which produces MPNGDRKGPMGDGPKTGRAMGYCSGSDSPGYMTRVPADESRNIGRGAKRGAGRGAGRRAGVGFCCRKTPVFGRVGGFAARGRSPGYFYPEPAQVREESNIDALEDRIGSLKQELETLMNSLKRPRLRESDENK
- a CDS encoding radical SAM protein; this encodes MRSRIVYGPILSRRLGRSLGIDIIKNTNSKKNCNYDCIYCQLGHVELKIRSPEDVREAVTPEEVSKSLQKVISNVEGLDYITFSGTCEPTLNLSLGEMIRNIRKISEIPICVITNSSLLGREDVQNNLAEADLVVATLVSGNEETCRKIHRPAPGINLKEIIEGLRKLAKAGIGKRLALEVMLLENEAGEPLNFTDEEIEELVKTIRYICPDEIEILTVSRPPSEKWVRPVPEEKLKEVAKHFISEFGEETVKLVLKGKKKKVKVLRTNVDEEVYALLLRRPCTFKQTCQSLNIDPKNLSSVLEKLLGEGKIEIISSEVEKYYRAK
- a CDS encoding ferritin; the encoded protein is MLSEKMEEALNEQINKELYSSYLYLAMSAYSSSVGLPGFAHWFRVQVEEENIHAMKLFDYVNNQGGKVKLKEIKEPPMEFGTAMDMFQQTLKHEQFITRSIHELVELANAEKDKTTASFLQWYVEEQVEEEENDNEIIAKLRGIDKNEYVIPSVDQELAKRSPPR
- a CDS encoding universal stress protein; translated protein: MIDPYLRGVSTEESTYGGGVGIEESSELKSKPQKQILIATDGSKASENVADYGIEIARSSGAKIYAIYVIDVTFLDSVLMDETSVKNVYAMFEIIGSEAISLIEENAKAAGIEATPILLKGNPAEKILDFAENHKVDMIVIGSTGKSGTERFMLGSVSEKVVRHAKVPVLVVRARFKPERIFSCGKRNKKVSENIVYEETQ